In the genome of Ureibacillus sp. FSL W7-1570, the window AACGGGATCATCCGGTCGTTTTTATTGATGACAAAAAAATGATTGCGACGGCAGGCGGAAACAAAAAGATTGAACAAAGCTTAAAGTCCCTTCGCTATCCTTATCCGAAGATCAATCCCCACTTCTATAAAGAAAATGCCGTCTATCAAACCCTCATCTTTATGGAAGAACAGGAAGAACCGGTTTATCATCAAAACTTTTCCAATGTCAAATTCGTCCGTTGGCATCCGTATTCCTGCGACATTCTGCCAAAAAACGGTTCAAAGGCAAGAGGGATTCATAAAGTGTTGGAAAAAATGAATGTCCCTATTGAAAATGCGATTGCCTTTGGCGACGGATTAAACGACATTGAAATGCTTCAGGCAGTCGGCGTCGGTGTTGCGATGGGCAATGCGAAAGAGCAGGTAAAAGAAATTGCTGATGTGGTCGGCGATCATGTCGATCGTGACGGACTGGCAAAAGTGATGAAGAAATTAGAGATTATTTAGTATTTTAATTATATGCATGAGGATGGTATTCAGTCTCGGCTCCTTCTGAATGGAAGGAGAAAGCAAGTATTTTACAGATTAGATTATAGATGATGTGAGAATGAAAAAACCCCATGGCACTATTCAGGTGCCATGGGGTTTTTTTGTAAAAAAGAAAGAGGCTGGGACAAAAGATAAAAAACACCATTTTCTCACGGGAGAAAAATGGTGTTTTTGTGCGCCCGGCATGTACATGAACTATAGGGTGTAAGTCCCGAACCCCGAAGACAGAAGTAGAGGTTAGCCAAGAGCAAGGGTGTCCGTGGTGACGCGGAATCTGAAGGAAGCTGGAGGCAAAACACCGGTCCGAGGAACACGAACCTCATATAAGGCTAGGTATGATTGAGTGAGTTTGCAAAACAAAACAAAGCTCTTTCTGTCGAAGGTCATATCGAGTAGATGAGGCGGATAGATGGTGTGAAAGTGCATGTACTTACCCGGGGAGGTCTGGCGGATAGGTGAAGTACGCTTCATAACCTACTTAGTGATAAGTAGCTGAACCGTCAGAAGTCAGCAGAGGTCATAGTATTAGTTGGTCTAGAACAACTAAGAAGGACCGAACAATTAAGAGAGAATAGCCCTTGGCATTCAGTGAGTCATGATGAAAACAGAAAACGTAGTACCTCACTTGAGGAAGGAAGCGGTGAATCCCGTGGGGGACCTCTTGGAGGGTGGAGTGACCACTGGCATAAAGAGAACAGCTATTCACGGAAGGAGAATAACGATGCTTTTGAATCAAATCCTGTCACGGGAGAACATGCTTCAAGCACTAAAA includes:
- a CDS encoding Cof-type HAD-IIB family hydrolase codes for the protein MKKVLFFDVDGTLYDSKKQLPPSAKEAIFQAKRNGYEIAIATGRAPFMIEPILKELEIDIYVTFNGQYVVYKNEVIFTDSVPKEELTEIIEFGSKRDHPVVFIDDKKMIATAGGNKKIEQSLKSLRYPYPKINPHFYKENAVYQTLIFMEEQEEPVYHQNFSNVKFVRWHPYSCDILPKNGSKARGIHKVLEKMNVPIENAIAFGDGLNDIEMLQAVGVGVAMGNAKEQVKEIADVVGDHVDRDGLAKVMKKLEII